One Myxosarcina sp. GI1 genomic window carries:
- a CDS encoding AAA family ATPase, with protein sequence MRPIKLTVEGFTSFRTKQELDFTELDLFAITGATGAGKSSLLDAITYALYEKVPGKVTRKADIPELVSQGEQSLKVSFQFQLKQTEYKITRSWKDRRSGTKTNFLLDHLEQGQWQRCDRSVEDILGMDFDTFTRVIVLPQGQFDEFLKGSAAKRREILRNLGGLNIFEEMRQRASDRVKNAQIKLAEINGKIEGLELPTDAEITTNQTELETLEQNLPQLTEEVAIAGKLLEEEEKLLEQIRRLEKLQQNLAQINLKETEIEKLKQKLKIAQAANRLKSDWDRVRDIRQRFTKTSDNLQDATDKLARAKSELKTQQENRDCLQAIASEKEAQFDRRSQNLATAEAYSQQEGQAKIEFSQAQNKLQQKTKQCQEREVEVRQVRETVTKAQKKLETVNNTLAQTSPDTSRLEILDMVVPLIPQWETAVRQEQTVREKLDRTVKEKQQLQSEHTSSLEQLEVIEVKLQEAELSLEEAKASNDRFARKNHAAILRTALYPGDDCPVCGGKYPEAHLLPFLTDAEIIELKPLEKFVNNTRQNCQQAQTTLTQIITRLESLQKQETSLQQELKIAQIELSKFQNQIADILKAEVWDSKALKQEQKRLSEQNKAYQQALIQKQKVEAELERSEQSLEFCQNNIETAREELDAANAEVEYRQQLLVEIQDKLHQVTNGKTYDSLKHELERDKNQWKMQKQETDAKFNQAQNHFTQAETTYNNSNENFAHTKSQQEHLETQWQVALADNSFTEISFKEALVTETKQQEWQKEIASYTQQKIEATSRVREIKDNIGDRTTDEASLTKRREAKQLAEKKLEESREQKIELEIWLKNAATKQQQSQDLLERQQQVKQQEHIYQTLARDLQTNHFQAFILEHLERELVTRATVLLQDLTDSRYALKIENGEYRVEDNWNAGEMRGIRTLSGGETFAASLSMALSLSEKLSMGAEIGCLFLDEGFGTLDRETLDIVTRTLESLRQQDRLIGVITHIPALAEQFTQIKVQKSQLGSNLRVELC encoded by the coding sequence ATGCGTCCAATTAAACTAACCGTTGAAGGATTTACCAGTTTTCGTACTAAGCAAGAATTAGACTTTACCGAACTAGATCTGTTTGCCATTACTGGAGCTACAGGAGCAGGGAAATCTTCTTTACTCGATGCTATAACTTACGCTCTTTACGAAAAAGTACCTGGTAAAGTTACACGCAAAGCAGATATTCCAGAATTAGTCAGTCAAGGCGAACAAAGCTTAAAGGTTTCGTTTCAATTTCAACTTAAGCAAACAGAGTATAAAATCACTCGTTCTTGGAAAGATCGTCGTAGCGGAACCAAGACAAATTTTTTACTCGATCACCTCGAACAAGGACAGTGGCAACGTTGCGATCGCTCGGTAGAAGATATTCTGGGTATGGACTTCGATACCTTTACGCGAGTAATTGTACTTCCTCAAGGACAGTTCGATGAGTTTCTCAAAGGAAGCGCAGCAAAACGCCGTGAAATTTTACGAAACTTGGGAGGACTCAATATTTTCGAGGAAATGCGTCAACGTGCCAGCGATCGCGTCAAGAATGCTCAAATAAAACTAGCCGAGATTAATGGAAAAATTGAAGGACTAGAATTACCCACAGATGCAGAAATAACAACCAACCAAACCGAGCTTGAAACATTAGAGCAAAACCTTCCACAATTGACAGAAGAAGTTGCGATCGCGGGCAAACTTTTAGAAGAAGAAGAAAAATTATTAGAGCAAATTCGACGCTTAGAGAAATTACAGCAAAATTTAGCCCAGATAAACCTCAAAGAAACCGAAATCGAGAAGCTAAAACAAAAACTTAAAATAGCTCAAGCTGCAAATCGGCTTAAGTCTGATTGGGATAGGGTTCGAGATATTCGGCAGCGATTTACCAAAACGTCAGATAATTTACAGGATGCTACTGACAAATTAGCTCGTGCCAAGAGTGAATTGAAAACACAGCAAGAAAACCGCGATTGCCTTCAAGCTATTGCTAGTGAAAAAGAAGCTCAATTCGACCGAAGAAGCCAAAATTTAGCAACTGCTGAAGCCTATAGCCAACAAGAGGGACAAGCCAAAATAGAATTCAGCCAAGCACAAAATAAACTACAGCAAAAGACAAAGCAGTGCCAAGAGCGAGAAGTTGAAGTTAGACAGGTACGAGAAACAGTAACCAAAGCTCAAAAAAAACTAGAGACAGTTAATAATACTCTTGCTCAAACATCTCCAGATACTTCTCGTTTAGAAATTTTAGATATGGTAGTTCCCCTGATACCTCAATGGGAAACTGCTGTTCGTCAAGAGCAAACAGTCCGCGAAAAGCTAGATCGAACTGTTAAGGAAAAACAACAATTACAGTCCGAACATACTTCATCATTAGAACAATTAGAAGTTATTGAGGTAAAGTTACAAGAGGCTGAGTTAAGTTTAGAAGAGGCGAAAGCTAGCAACGATCGCTTCGCTCGAAAAAACCATGCAGCTATTTTACGCACTGCACTATATCCAGGTGATGACTGTCCTGTTTGTGGTGGTAAATATCCCGAAGCTCATTTGCTGCCATTCTTAACCGATGCCGAAATTATCGAACTCAAACCTTTAGAGAAGTTCGTTAACAATACTCGTCAAAATTGCCAACAAGCTCAAACTACTTTGACTCAAATTATAACGCGCCTAGAGTCGCTACAAAAACAGGAAACGAGCTTGCAGCAAGAGCTTAAAATAGCTCAAATAGAATTATCCAAGTTTCAAAATCAGATCGCAGATATTTTAAAAGCCGAAGTATGGGATAGCAAGGCTCTCAAACAAGAGCAAAAACGTCTTTCAGAGCAAAACAAAGCTTATCAGCAAGCATTGATTCAAAAACAGAAGGTTGAAGCAGAATTAGAGCGTTCAGAGCAAAGTTTAGAATTTTGTCAGAACAATATAGAAACTGCTCGTGAAGAATTGGATGCAGCAAATGCAGAAGTAGAGTATCGTCAGCAACTACTTGTTGAAATTCAAGATAAGCTTCATCAAGTTACCAATGGTAAGACTTACGATAGTCTCAAGCATGAGCTAGAAAGAGATAAAAATCAGTGGAAAATGCAAAAGCAAGAAACGGATGCTAAATTTAACCAAGCGCAAAATCACTTTACTCAAGCAGAAACTACATACAATAATTCCAATGAAAACTTTGCTCACACAAAATCTCAACAAGAGCATTTAGAAACCCAATGGCAAGTTGCACTTGCCGATAACAGCTTCACTGAAATTAGCTTTAAAGAAGCACTAGTAACTGAAACCAAACAACAAGAATGGCAAAAAGAGATCGCATCTTACACACAGCAAAAAATTGAAGCAACCAGCCGTGTTCGAGAAATTAAAGATAATATTGGCGATCGCACTACTGATGAAGCTAGTTTAACTAAGAGACGCGAAGCCAAACAACTAGCAGAGAAAAAATTAGAAGAATCACGAGAACAAAAAATAGAATTAGAAATTTGGCTAAAAAATGCAGCCACCAAACAGCAGCAAAGTCAAGACTTGCTAGAACGCCAGCAACAAGTCAAACAGCAAGAACACATCTATCAAACTTTAGCTCGCGATCTTCAAACCAACCATTTTCAGGCATTTATCCTAGAGCATTTAGAAAGAGAGTTAGTAACTCGTGCCACCGTGCTTTTACAGGATTTAACTGATTCTCGTTACGCTTTAAAAATAGAAAATGGAGAATATCGCGTTGAAGATAATTGGAATGCTGGCGAAATGCGCGGAATTCGGACTCTATCAGGAGGGGAAACTTTTGCCGCTTCTCTGTCAATGGCTCTCTCCTTATCCGAAAAATTATCGATGGGTGCTGAAATTGGTTGTCTTTTCTTAGACGAAGGTTTTGGAACGCTCGATCGCGAGACATTAGATATAGTTACGCGCACACTAGAATCTTTGCGACAGCAAGATCGTTTAATTGGTGTAATTACTCATATTCCAGCCTTAGCCGAGCAATTTACCCAAATTAAAGTTCAAAAGTCACAACTAGGATCGAATTTGCGGGTAGAACTTTGCTAG
- a CDS encoding exonuclease SbcCD subunit D C-terminal domain-containing protein yields the protein MPNRLLTTFFVNYKEANIPAVVIAGNHDSANRIDGIAKLVAHVGVRALGRPCKASQGGVIKLDTRNGRLCVAAMPFASERRLLKAEELWEKSDSQQQQNYKKVVSYLFEQLVQSFEENCVNVIMAHLTVQSAKLSHSEVDFYTKGAYSLSEGSIPSVAQYVALGHIHKPQQIPNAAPTYYSGSLIQVDFGEAEEEKGFNLVTVEPNRPAKVEFKVIPCHKPLKVLYCNENNLDEILTAHRQHPGYLKVIVEMETQQMGLGDRVRRICPQTLIIQPKYTKTAVERQTESIDYQTFNPTEEFARYYQEQSAKNLEPAVKRAFNDLYQELSDASN from the coding sequence ATGCCGAACAGGTTGCTTACAACTTTTTTTGTCAACTATAAAGAAGCCAACATTCCTGCCGTAGTTATTGCAGGTAATCATGACTCTGCCAACCGCATCGATGGTATAGCTAAACTTGTGGCTCATGTTGGAGTTCGCGCTTTAGGAAGACCTTGCAAAGCTAGTCAGGGAGGGGTTATTAAGCTAGATACTCGTAACGGGAGACTTTGTGTAGCTGCTATGCCCTTTGCTTCAGAGCGTCGTTTGCTCAAAGCTGAAGAACTTTGGGAAAAAAGCGATTCACAACAACAGCAAAACTACAAAAAAGTTGTTAGTTACCTATTCGAGCAATTAGTTCAAAGCTTTGAAGAAAACTGCGTCAATGTAATAATGGCGCATTTAACCGTACAGAGTGCCAAACTTTCCCATTCAGAAGTCGATTTCTACACGAAAGGTGCTTACAGTCTTTCCGAAGGGTCGATTCCTTCAGTCGCTCAGTATGTAGCTTTAGGGCATATCCACAAACCGCAACAAATTCCTAATGCCGCTCCCACTTACTATTCGGGTTCGCTCATTCAGGTCGATTTTGGTGAAGCAGAAGAAGAAAAAGGTTTTAATTTAGTTACCGTCGAACCCAATCGCCCTGCCAAAGTCGAATTTAAAGTAATTCCCTGCCATAAACCTCTAAAAGTTTTGTACTGTAACGAAAATAATTTAGATGAAATCTTGACAGCGCATCGGCAACATCCTGGCTATCTCAAAGTTATTGTCGAAATGGAAACCCAGCAAATGGGGTTAGGCGATCGCGTGCGCCGAATTTGTCCTCAAACCTTAATTATTCAACCGAAATACACCAAAACGGCAGTAGAAAGACAAACCGAATCAATCGATTATCAGACTTTCAATCCCACCGAAGAATTCGCTCGCTATTACCAAGAGCAGTCGGCAAAAAATCTCGAACCTGCTGTAAAACGGGCATTTAATGATTTGTATCAGGAGTTAAGCGATGCGTCCAATTAA
- a CDS encoding exonuclease subunit SbcD, translating into MRLIHTSDWHLGRKLRGVDRTPEIKFALDQLLEQAKDLEVDAVLVAGDIFETPSPTADAEQVAYNFFCQL; encoded by the coding sequence ATGCGTCTCATTCATACTTCCGACTGGCATTTAGGCAGAAAACTTAGAGGAGTCGATCGCACTCCTGAAATAAAATTTGCACTTGACCAATTATTAGAACAAGCAAAAGATTTAGAAGTCGATGCGGTTTTAGTTGCAGGAGATATTTTTGAAACTCCCAGCCCAACCGCCGATGCCGAACAGGTTGCTTACAACTTTTTTTGTCAACTATAA
- a CDS encoding ATP-binding protein, whose protein sequence is MTKTSVGYVLGTQESTPLEFWVAVIPNRVLRLDDAIELQTYRPGEPNKIIHFYGVVDYVRTLYEGTQFDTDTFLVTQGRLPVNISYAAHVRVTRIEPEEYLPPQPGDTVYLAENEDLKKALYFDGMEKPIPAGLMRNGRPAYLNFEFINGEKGAHINISGVSGVATKTSYALFLLHAIFNSAALGNRKANTKALIFNVKGEDLFFLDKANSCLKDEARNDYQTLGIPIEPFKDARFCAAPRKFSPDLSPHLDRRQDDIKVYLWSLRELCRDRLFSFLFAGEDLERGNLGFLVAGVTEKLAKLALDNDKEDRKNNRESGTNLVADEAYGNNNKLNIETFSDLIDFLEYKLLEVEDRSWLGRNAGATAEALIRRLWGIKSEMSHLIRGDLSPKDMADCRLDPLDAAYQLSVVDINKLGGKAQKFVVSILLQKLFTEKEKRGQDPIVFIVLDELNKYAPREGRSPIKNLLVEIAERGRSLGIILVGAQQTASEVERRVVGQASIRVVGRLDSAEAERPEYNFLTEACRKRSLLLKSGSMFIHQPEVPAPLLVNFPFPAYATRQSEVSLSQAEIAEIEADLDRF, encoded by the coding sequence ATGACTAAAACATCTGTCGGATACGTTCTCGGTACTCAAGAATCAACCCCTTTAGAATTTTGGGTTGCTGTTATTCCCAATCGCGTACTCAGACTTGATGACGCGATCGAACTACAAACTTATCGTCCTGGCGAGCCAAATAAAATTATTCATTTTTATGGAGTAGTGGATTATGTTCGCACTCTTTATGAAGGTACGCAGTTTGATACCGATACGTTTTTAGTTACTCAAGGACGCTTACCCGTAAATATTTCTTATGCCGCTCACGTTCGAGTAACTCGTATCGAACCAGAAGAATATCTACCGCCACAACCAGGAGATACGGTATATTTAGCTGAAAACGAAGACTTGAAGAAAGCTTTGTATTTCGATGGCATGGAAAAACCAATTCCTGCTGGATTGATGCGAAATGGACGACCTGCCTATTTAAATTTCGAGTTTATTAACGGCGAAAAAGGCGCACATATAAATATTTCAGGCGTTTCTGGTGTAGCTACCAAAACTTCGTACGCACTTTTTTTACTTCATGCTATTTTTAATTCTGCGGCTTTAGGCAATCGTAAAGCCAATACTAAAGCCTTAATTTTTAACGTTAAAGGAGAGGATTTATTTTTTCTAGATAAAGCAAATAGCTGTCTGAAAGATGAGGCTCGTAATGATTATCAGACTTTAGGGATTCCTATAGAACCTTTTAAGGATGCTCGTTTCTGTGCCGCACCGCGTAAATTTTCTCCCGATCTTTCACCTCATTTGGATCGAAGACAAGACGATATTAAAGTTTATCTTTGGAGTCTACGAGAATTATGCCGCGATCGCCTGTTTAGTTTTTTGTTTGCAGGTGAGGATTTAGAAAGAGGAAATTTAGGATTTTTAGTGGCTGGAGTTACCGAAAAACTAGCTAAATTAGCACTGGATAATGATAAAGAGGATCGAAAAAACAATCGCGAATCAGGGACTAATTTAGTTGCTGATGAAGCTTATGGAAATAACAACAAGCTAAATATTGAAACTTTTAGCGATCTAATTGATTTTCTAGAGTACAAGTTATTGGAAGTCGAGGACAGAAGTTGGCTCGGACGCAATGCAGGTGCTACGGCTGAAGCTTTAATTCGTCGGCTTTGGGGAATCAAAAGCGAAATGAGTCATTTAATTCGGGGAGATTTATCGCCCAAAGACATGGCAGATTGCCGACTCGATCCTCTCGATGCAGCATATCAACTTTCAGTCGTAGACATCAACAAACTAGGCGGAAAAGCCCAAAAGTTTGTCGTTAGCATACTGTTGCAAAAGCTTTTTACCGAGAAAGAAAAACGAGGACAAGACCCTATTGTCTTTATCGTCTTAGATGAACTCAATAAATATGCTCCCCGTGAAGGACGCAGTCCGATTAAAAATTTGTTGGTAGAAATTGCCGAACGAGGACGTTCTTTGGGAATCATTCTGGTTGGCGCACAGCAAACGGCTTCAGAGGTAGAACGAAGAGTTGTCGGACAAGCTTCAATTCGCGTCGTTGGCAGATTAGATTCTGCTGAGGCAGAAAGACCAGAGTATAACTTTCTTACGGAAGCCTGTCGCAAGCGATCGCTTTTATTAAAGTCGGGAAGTATGTTTATTCATCAGCCTGAAGTTCCCGCACCGTTATTAGTGAATTTTCCTTTTCCTGCTTATGCGACTCGTCAAAGTGAAGTCAGTCTTTCTCAAGCAGAAATTGCCGAAATAGAAGCTGACCTCGATCGTTTTTAA